The following are encoded together in the Ovis canadensis isolate MfBH-ARS-UI-01 breed Bighorn chromosome 2, ARS-UI_OviCan_v2, whole genome shotgun sequence genome:
- the DLX1 gene encoding homeobox protein DLX-1 isoform X1, producing MTMTTMPESLNSPVSGKAVFMEFGPPNQQMSPSPMSHGHYSMHCLHSAGHSQPDGAYSSASSFSRPLGYPYVNSVSSHASSPYISSVQSYPGSASLTQSRLEDPGADSEKSTVVEGGEVRFNGKGKKIRKPRTIYSSLQLQALNRRFQQTQYLALPERAELAASLGLTQTQVKIWFQNKRSKFKKLMKQGGAALEGSALANGRALSAGSPPVPPGWNPNSSSGKGSGGSAGSYIPSYTSWYPSAHQEALQQPQLM from the exons ATGACCATGACCACCATGCCAGAAAGTCTCAACAGCCCCGTGTCGGGCAAGGCGGTGTTCATGGAGTTTGGGCCGCCCAACCAGCAAATGTCTCCTTCTCCCATGTCCCACGGGCACTACTCCATGCACTGTTTACACTCGGCGGGCCATTCGCAGCCCGACGGCGCTTACAGCTCGGCCTCGTCCTTCTCCCGACCGCTGGGCTACCCCTACGTCAACTCGGTCAGCAGCCACGCGTCCAGCCCCTACATCAGTTCGGTGCAGTCCTACCCGGGCAGCGCCAGCCTCACCCAGAGCCGCCTGGAGGACCCAG GGGCTGACTCGGAGAAGAGCACGGTGGTGGAAGGCGGTGAAGTGCGCTTCAATGGCAAGGGGAAAAAGATTCGCAAACCCAGGACGATTTATTCCAGTTTGCAGTTGCAGGCTTTGAACCGGAGGTTCCAGCAAACTCAGTACCTAGCTCTGCCCGAGAGGGCGGAGCTCGCGGCCTCTTTGGGACTCACGCAGACGCAG GTCAAGATCTGGTTCCAGAACAAGCGCTCCAAGTTCAAGAAGCTGATGAAGCAGGGCGGGGCGGCTCTGGAGGGTAGTGCGCTGGCCAACGGCCGGGCGCTGTCTGCCGGTTCCCCGCCGGTGCCGCCCGGCTGGAACCCCAACTCCTCTTCGGGCAAGGGCTCGGGCGGCAGCGCGGGCTCCTACATCCCCAGTTACACGTCGTGGTACCCCTCGGCGCACCAAGAAGCTCTGCAGCAACCCCAACTCATGTGA
- the DLX1 gene encoding homeobox protein DLX-1 isoform X2, with amino-acid sequence MTMTTMPESLNSPVSGKAVFMEFGPPNQQMSPSPMSHGHYSMHCLHSAGHSQPDGAYSSASSFSRPLGYPYVNSVSSHASSPYISSVQSYPGSASLTQSRLEDPGQDLVPEQALQVQEADEAGRGGSGG; translated from the exons ATGACCATGACCACCATGCCAGAAAGTCTCAACAGCCCCGTGTCGGGCAAGGCGGTGTTCATGGAGTTTGGGCCGCCCAACCAGCAAATGTCTCCTTCTCCCATGTCCCACGGGCACTACTCCATGCACTGTTTACACTCGGCGGGCCATTCGCAGCCCGACGGCGCTTACAGCTCGGCCTCGTCCTTCTCCCGACCGCTGGGCTACCCCTACGTCAACTCGGTCAGCAGCCACGCGTCCAGCCCCTACATCAGTTCGGTGCAGTCCTACCCGGGCAGCGCCAGCCTCACCCAGAGCCGCCTGGAGGACCCAG GTCAAGATCTGGTTCCAGAACAAGCGCTCCAAGTTCAAGAAGCTGATGAAGCAGGGCGGGGCGGCTCTGGAGGGTAG
- the METAP1D gene encoding methionine aminopeptidase 1D, mitochondrial isoform X2 produces the protein MTTEEIDALVHQEIISHDAYPSPLGYGGFPKSVCTSVNNVLCHGIPDSRPLQDGDIINIDVTVYYNGYHGDTSETFLVGNVDECGKKLVEVARRCRDEAIAACRAGAPFSVIGNTISQITHQNGLQVCPHFVGHGIGSYFHGHPEIWHHANDNDLLMEEGMAFTIEPIVTEGSPEFKVLEDSWTVVSLDNQRSAQFEHTVLITSRGAQILTKLPHEA, from the exons ATGACAACTGAAGAGATAGATGCTCTTGTTCATCAGGAAATAATCAGTCATGATGCCTACCCCTCACCTCTAGGCTATGGAGGTTTTCCAAAATCTGTTTGTACCTCTGTAAACAACGTGCTTTGTCATGGTATCCCTGACAG TCGACCTCTTCAGGATGGAGATATTATCAACATTGATGTCACG GTTTACTACAATGGCTACCACGGAGACACCTCTGAAACATTTTTGGTGGGCAATGTGGATGAATGTGGTAAAAAGTTAGTGGAGGTTGCCAGGAGGTGTAGAGATGAAGCAATTGCAGCTTGCAGAGCCGGGGCTCCCTTCTCTGTCATTGGAAACACAATCAG CCAGATAACTCATCAGAATGGTTTGCAAGTCTGTCCACACTTTGTGGGACATGGGATAGGATCTTACTTTCATGGACATCCAGAAATTTGGCATCATG CGAATGACAACGATCTactcatggaggagggcatggcgttCACCATAG AGCCAATTGTAACCGAGGGATCCCCTGAATTTAAAGTGCTGGAGGACTCGTGGACTGTGGTCTCCTTGGACAACCAAAG GTCTGCCCAGTTCGAGCACACAGTTCTCATCACGTCCAGGGGCGCGCAGATCCTGACCAAACTGCCCCACGAGGCCTGA